In a genomic window of Brassica rapa cultivar Chiifu-401-42 chromosome A10, CAAS_Brap_v3.01, whole genome shotgun sequence:
- the LOC103847187 gene encoding uncharacterized protein LOC103847187 gives MGKESPLEITNSGVSDHDSPPLKNDEAPPPPPRYSSDKDTGLPTCRVCQCAESDRRGDAALGFLGITPPVSEPRRSSNAKKQETTDHKTGGFIELISPDGEVFVCANEDIEMGAWQHRDTLLELGCSCKNDLALVHYACALKWFVNHGSTVCEICGNVAVNIRTVDLNKVVVALKDYAALRERTAGGDPNPVAVCNSSNTSSSGIDPDAVAAIRRQRLSEISLWFGPHCPNNNNGSSNSAAAGVAASSQVTSEQPLGVVSFDILPMESRATKWAVEGTGILLATGLLTVTLAWLIAPRVGKRTAKSGLHILLGGLCALTVVIVFRFVVLTRIRYGPARYWAILFVFWFLVFGIWASRSHAHAST, from the exons ATGGGTAAAGAGAGTCCGTTGGAGATTACCAATAGCGGAGTCAGTGATCACGACTCTCCACCTCTCAAGAACGATGaagcaccaccaccaccaccacgttACAGTTCAGACAAAGACACCGGCTTACCAACCTGCCGCGTCTGCCAATGCGCAGAATCCGACAGAAGAGGAGACGCTGCTCTAGGCTTTTTAGGCATCACACCTCCTGTCTCAGAGCCTCGTAGAAGCAGCAACgcaaaaaaacaagaaaccacCGATCATAAAACCGGCGGCTTCATCGAACTGATAAGTCCAGACGGAGAAGTCTTCGTCTGCGCGAACGAAGACATAGAAATGGGAGCTTGGCAGCACCGAGACACCTTGCTAGAGCTCGGATGCTCTTGCAAAAACGACCTCGCTCTGGTGCACTACGCCTGCGCGTTGAAATGGTTTGTCAACCACGGATCAACCGTCTGCGAGATATGCGGGAACGTTGCGGTGAATATAAGAACGGTTGATCTCAACAAAGTGGTTGTAGCGTTGAAAGACTACGCAGCGCTGAGAGAAAGAACGGCTGGTGGAGATCCCAACCCTGTAGCTGTTTGTAATAGCAGCAACACGAGCTCTTCGGGGATAGATCCTGATGCTGTTGCAGCCATTAGAAGGCAACGGCTTAGTGAGATTTCGTTGTGGTTTGGTCCTCATTGTCCAAACAATAATAATGGTAGTAGTAATTCAGCTGCTGCGGGGGTGGCAGCTTCTTCTCAGGTTACATCTGAACAGCCTTTGGGTGTAGTAAGCTTTGATATATTGCCTATGGAGAGCAGAGCGACTAAATGGGCTGTGGAAGGTACAGGGATACTACTTGCTACGGGATTACTCACTGTTACTTTGGCTTGGCTCATTGCTCCACGTGTTGGGAAG AGAACTGCAAAGAGTGGACTGCACATACTCCTGGGTGGACTCTGTGCTTTAACAGTAGTCATCGTCTTCAGATTT gtagTGCTGACTAGAATCAGGTACGGACCAGCACGTTACTGGGCGATATTGTTCGTCTTCTGGTTTCTTGTGTTTGGCATCTGGGCATCACGTTCTCACGCTCACGCTTCCACTTGA
- the LOC103847189 gene encoding uncharacterized protein LOC103847189, with amino-acid sequence MLPLKLARSLLLHETLNLTHNSGEPDEVDGGEGETSIREILSSQSKTRSRSNNTRKNPKTPLLFFVPSRELISETYRLASIARDLGMDLYPTPSLSHIIFSFPPRESGSAPSPFSTSSSRPSTCWSSSAASMSSSLSWSLPNDAVMLSFPSLSDSSLSHLRSFVSLSNGLFKLVFSPAAVDTPSSSSVSNWDCCSVSLFSRLTSARIGSMESFSQALASNGWTIYKTKANQSTGSCSAYLFRKVYSGRVMMTREGNGGSCRVRELRLPQLDFENAPLRILQYLMLMTDHLFFLA; translated from the coding sequence ATGCTTCCGTTAAAGCTAGCTCGCTCTCTTCTCCTCCACGAGACTCTCAACCTCACTCACAACTCCGGCGAACCAGACGAAGTTGATGGAGGAGAAGGCGAAACCAGCATTCGAGAGATCCTAAGCTCACAATCAAAAACCCGATCGAGATCCAACAACACGAGGAAGAATCCGAAAACGCCGTTGCTCTTCTTCGTCCCCTCGCGAGAATTGATCTCGGAAACTTACAGATTAGCATCAATCGCGAGAGATCTGGGGATGGATCTGTACCCAACGCCTTCCCTCTCCCACATCATCTTCTCGTTCCCGCCGCGGGAATCCGGATCTGCGCCGTCGCCGTTCTCCACGTCTTCGTCTCGTCCTTCGACTTGTTGGTCTTCCTCCGCGGCCTCGATGTCTTCGTCTCTCTCGTGGTCTCTTCCTAACGACGCGGTGATGCTCTCTTTCCCGTCTCTCTCGGATTCGTCTCTCTCGCATCTCAGATCATTCGTCTCCCTCTCCAACGGCTTGTTCAAGCTCGTGTTCTCCCCCGCCGCCGTGGATACGCCTTCATCCTCCTCCGTAAGCAATTGGGATTGCTGCTCTGTTTCTCTCTTCTCGAGACTCACCAGCGCACGAATCGGATCGATGGAGAGTTTCTCGCAGGCGTTGGCGTCAAACGGATGGACGATTTACAAGACGAAAGCTAATCAATCGACCGGGAGCTGCTCGGCGTATCTGTTTAGGAAAGTGTACTCGGGTCGGGTTATGATGACCCGGGAGGGAAATGGTGGGTCGTGTAGAGTGAGAGAGCTGAGACTTCCTCAGTTGGATTTCGAGAACGCTCCTCTCAGGATTCTGCAGTATCTGATGTTGATGACTGACCATCTCTTCTTCCTTGCATAG
- the LOC103847192 gene encoding uncharacterized protein LOC103847192 isoform X2, producing MADTTTIVPMAHERKAENLRAFMVNLANSRGLLIPESRLFEQRFLDLCLSRAPDHPTYSAMIFIAITELNEAGGSCEEAISEFIKSKYESLPFAHTSLLSHHLAKLVEKREILCDYNSYCYTLPGTDDAERKNVEVALRVNDQCAADEVMSLQNDKRIVEERSLTESRDSPKRKACGGNYINVIGVSGTGANACLSVTTVKTRSIEGVAVESEVALEKSGSEGGELRELVVLDEQNDVLMEESCKGEESLRERTSNMMKEACVEVKSVAYKRLWECQTEACSNIIALEKMLKQCREKGQQKKAVSEIDDVSRLPLSKESCEELRNLAQKIESQLSGIIGSYDEAVVPCYESRGCETKSISKEVFHETPTKTSKHHEQKEREQSQINPRAKKRRVRRLQDIGVLRKSPRLQKLI from the exons ATGGCGGATACTACTACGATAGTGCCAATG GCACACGAAAGAAAAGCTGAGAATCTGAGAGCCTTTATGGTGAACTTGGCGAATTCGAGAGGGTTATTGATTCCTGAGAGTAGACTCTTCGAACAGAGATTCTTGGACCTGTGTTTATCACGTGCTCCTGATCATCCCACTTACTCTGCT ATGATTTTTATTGCTATCACGGAGTTGAATGAAGCAGGTGGCTCTTGCGAAGAAGCGATATCAGAGTTTATAAAGTCTAAGTACGAGAGCTTGCCGTTTGCTCACACGAGTTTGCTCAGTCATCATCTGGCTAAGCTTgtggagaagagagagataCTTTGTGACTACAACAGCTACTGTTACACACTTCCGGGAACTGATGATGCTGAGAGAAAGAACGTTGAGGTGGCGTTGAGAGTGAATGATCAGTGTGCGGCGGATGAGGTTATGAGCCTTCAAAATGATAAACGGATTGTAGAAGAACGGAGCTTGACTGAATCCAGAGACAGCCCCAAACGTAAAGCATGTGGTGGCAATTACATCAACGTCATTGGAGTCAGTGGCACTGGAGCCAATGCATGTTTGAGTGTGACGACTGTTAAAACTCGTAGTATAGAGGGAGTTGCTGTAGAATCAGAAGTGGCTCTTGAAAAAAGTGGGAGTGAAGGAGGTGAACTGCGTGAGTTAGTTGTTCTGGATGAGCAAAATGATGTGCTGATGGAAGAGTCATGTAAAGGAGAAGAAAGCCTAAGAGAA AGAACATCTAACATGATGAAGGAAGCATGTGTGGAAGTGAAGAGTGTAGCATATAAAAGACTTTGGGAATGTCAAACCGAAGCGTGCAGCAATATCATTGCTCTAGA AAAAATGCTGAAGCAGTGCAGAGAGAAAGGCCAGCAGAAGAAAGCTGTCTCAGAGATTGATGATGTTTCTCGTTTGCCTCTGTCCAAG GAAAGCTGCGAAGAACTGAGGAACCTTGCCCAAAAGATAGAAAGCCAGCTCTCCGGGATCATCGGTTCCTATGATGAAGCCGTGGTTCCATGCTATGAATCTCGAGGATGTGAAACCAAAAGTATAAGCAAAGAAGTCTTTCACGAGACTCCCACGAAGACCTCCAAACATCATGAACAGAAGGAAAGAGAGCAATCTCAAATAAACCCACGGGCCAAGAAGAGGAGAGTCAGAAGACTTCAAGACATAGGAGTACTGCGGAAATCGCCTCGGTTACAAAAGCTAATATGA
- the LOC103847192 gene encoding uncharacterized protein LOC103847192 isoform X1 yields MADTTTIVPMAHERKAENLRAFMVNLANSRGLLIPESRLFEQRFLDLCLSRAPDHPTYSAMIFIAITELNEAGGSCEEAISEFIKSKYESLPFAHTSLLSHHLAKLVEKREILCDYNSYCYTLPGTDDAERKNVEVALRVNDQCAADEVMSLQNDKRIVEERSLTESRDSPKRKACGGNYINVIGVSGTGANACLSVTTVKTRSIEGVAVESEVALEKSGSEGGELRELVVLDEQNDVLMEESCKGEESLRETNSKQGEPKLHRTSNMMKEACVEVKSVAYKRLWECQTEACSNIIALEKMLKQCREKGQQKKAVSEIDDVSRLPLSKESCEELRNLAQKIESQLSGIIGSYDEAVVPCYESRGCETKSISKEVFHETPTKTSKHHEQKEREQSQINPRAKKRRVRRLQDIGVLRKSPRLQKLI; encoded by the exons ATGGCGGATACTACTACGATAGTGCCAATG GCACACGAAAGAAAAGCTGAGAATCTGAGAGCCTTTATGGTGAACTTGGCGAATTCGAGAGGGTTATTGATTCCTGAGAGTAGACTCTTCGAACAGAGATTCTTGGACCTGTGTTTATCACGTGCTCCTGATCATCCCACTTACTCTGCT ATGATTTTTATTGCTATCACGGAGTTGAATGAAGCAGGTGGCTCTTGCGAAGAAGCGATATCAGAGTTTATAAAGTCTAAGTACGAGAGCTTGCCGTTTGCTCACACGAGTTTGCTCAGTCATCATCTGGCTAAGCTTgtggagaagagagagataCTTTGTGACTACAACAGCTACTGTTACACACTTCCGGGAACTGATGATGCTGAGAGAAAGAACGTTGAGGTGGCGTTGAGAGTGAATGATCAGTGTGCGGCGGATGAGGTTATGAGCCTTCAAAATGATAAACGGATTGTAGAAGAACGGAGCTTGACTGAATCCAGAGACAGCCCCAAACGTAAAGCATGTGGTGGCAATTACATCAACGTCATTGGAGTCAGTGGCACTGGAGCCAATGCATGTTTGAGTGTGACGACTGTTAAAACTCGTAGTATAGAGGGAGTTGCTGTAGAATCAGAAGTGGCTCTTGAAAAAAGTGGGAGTGAAGGAGGTGAACTGCGTGAGTTAGTTGTTCTGGATGAGCAAAATGATGTGCTGATGGAAGAGTCATGTAAAGGAGAAGAAAGCCTAAGAGAAACAAACTCAAAACAAGGAGAACCAAAATTGCACAGAACATCTAACATGATGAAGGAAGCATGTGTGGAAGTGAAGAGTGTAGCATATAAAAGACTTTGGGAATGTCAAACCGAAGCGTGCAGCAATATCATTGCTCTAGA AAAAATGCTGAAGCAGTGCAGAGAGAAAGGCCAGCAGAAGAAAGCTGTCTCAGAGATTGATGATGTTTCTCGTTTGCCTCTGTCCAAG GAAAGCTGCGAAGAACTGAGGAACCTTGCCCAAAAGATAGAAAGCCAGCTCTCCGGGATCATCGGTTCCTATGATGAAGCCGTGGTTCCATGCTATGAATCTCGAGGATGTGAAACCAAAAGTATAAGCAAAGAAGTCTTTCACGAGACTCCCACGAAGACCTCCAAACATCATGAACAGAAGGAAAGAGAGCAATCTCAAATAAACCCACGGGCCAAGAAGAGGAGAGTCAGAAGACTTCAAGACATAGGAGTACTGCGGAAATCGCCTCGGTTACAAAAGCTAATATGA
- the LOC103847191 gene encoding protein ATAF2 yields MKAELNLPAGFRFHPTDEELVKFYLCRKCASEEISAPVIAEIDLYKFNPWELPEMSLYGEKEWYFFSHRDRKYPNGSRPNRAAGTGYWKATGADKPIGKPKTLGIKKALVFYAGKAPKGIKTNWIMHEYRLANVDRSASLNKKNNLRLDDWVLCRIYNKKGTMEKYYPADEKPRTTTSMADQSSSPFDTSDSTYQNDSSSSGGHVVSPDAKEVQSEPKWGELEDALEAFDTSMFGGSMDLLQSDGFVPQYLYQPDYFTPFQDPHEQKPFLNWSFAPQG; encoded by the exons atgAAAGCAGAGCTGAACTTACCTGCAGGATTCCGATTCCATCCAACGGACGAAGAGCTTGTGAAATTCTACTTGTGCCGGAAATGCGCATCGGAGGAGATCTCAGCTCCGGTTATCGCCGAAATCGATCTTTACAAGTTCAATCCTTGGGAGCTTCCAG AGATGTCTCTGTACGGAGAGAAAGAGTGGTATTTTTTCTCACATAGAGACCGGAAGTACCCAAACGGTTCGCGTCCAAACCGGGCAGCTGGAACCGGTTATTGGAAAGCCACCGGAGCGGATAAACCAATCGGTAAACCGAAGACGTTGGGTATTAAGAAAGCTTTAGTCTTCTACGCTGGGAAAGCTCCCAAAGGGATTAAAACGAATTGGATTATGCACGAGTATCGTCTCGCTAATGTCGATAGATCAGCTTCTCTTAACAAAAAGAACAACCTACGA CTTGATGACTGGGTTCTATGTCGAATCTACAACAAGAAAGGAACCATGGAGAAGTATTACCCTGCAGATGAGAAACCGAGGACCACGACATCAATGGCGGATCAATCATCATCGCCTTTTGACACATCGGACTCCACTTACCAGAATGATTCGAGCAGCTCGGGCGGCCACGTCGTGTCACCGGATGCCAAGGAGGTTCAGAGCGAGCCTAAATGGGGAGAGCTTGAAGATGCTTTAGAGGCTTTTGATACTTCAATGTTTGGTGGTTCCATGGACTTGTTGCAGAGCGACGGTTTTGTTCCTCAGTACTTGTACCAGCCTGATTATTTCACTCCCTTCCAGGATCCGCACGAGCAGAAACCGTTCTTGAATTGGAGTTTTGCTCCACAGGGGTAA
- the LOC103847583 gene encoding uncharacterized protein LOC103847583: MELELPKRLYAEGSEPRVKKINNSCRMELIRDLKKAMCAEYDDVKRDPVFTHIMAIAENDLKFSGKLVDSFICRQLITSKLHEKWFVFARTPLRFSLQEYHAVTGLKITRETNSDVVKWKNDGGFWSNLLHTGGKITLQSIRKVHLQEVHTWTRLDRMRLIYLCVIVGVVMGRDEKVSIPHMYIKLVMDFDKVRKFHWGLHSYDFLLSSIEKARKKLGKKESYIFEGFSYALQIWIMEAIPDFGEILGRRVSDSFKGPRCGNWKGVAKVSYEDIIELEDSLTNKDNFFSVISVTGNGDVFLDAQYTREGEMEDERVDLVLERIRNKYDWSSTDWPVLDPEESKMEEP, encoded by the exons ATGGAGCTTGAGCTACCCAAACGATTGTATGCAGAGGGTTCAGAACCTCGGGTTAAGAAGATCAACAACAGTTGCCGCATGGAACTTATCAGAGATCTGAAGAAAGCTATGTGTGCCGAGTATGATGATGTGAAGAGAGATCCAGTTTTCACACATATCATGGCTATTGCCGAAAATGATCTCAAGTTCTCTGGGAAACTAGTGGATAGCTTCATATGTAGGCAGCTGATTACCTCAAAGCTGCATGAGAAGTGGTTTGTTTTTGCGAGGACGCCTCTCCGGTTTTCGCTTCAGGAGTACCATGCCGTGACAGGCCTCAAGATTACACGGGAAACTAACAGTGACGTAGTGAAATGGAAAAACGACGGGGGTTTTTGGAGTAACCTACTGCACACAGGTGGTAAGATCACCTTGCAGTCGATCAGAAAGGTTCATCTACAAGAAGTTCACACCTGGACTCGGCTTGATAGGATGAGGTTGATCTACTTGTGTGTAATAGTGGGTGTGGTGATGGGGAGAGATGAGAAGGTGTCCATCCCTCATATGTACATCAAGTTGGTGATGGATTTTGACAAGGTTCGGAAGTTCCATTGGGGTCTTCACTCGTATGATTTCCTGCTGAGTTCGATTGAGAAGGCTAGGAAGAAGTTGGGTAAGAAGGAGAGCTACATTTTCGAGGGTTTCTCCTATGCTCTCCAGATTTGGATTATGGAGGCAATTCCAGATTTTGGAGAAATTTTAGGCAGAAGAGTCTCAGACAGCTTCAAAGGTCCAAGGTGTGGGAATTGGAAAGGAGTTGCAAAAGTTTCTTATGAAGACATCATTGAGCTCGAGGACTCCTTAACTAACAAG gataacttcttctcggTCATATCAGTGACTGGTAATGGTGATGTGTTTCTAGAtgctcagtacacaagggaggGTGAGATGGAAGATGAACGAGTGGACCTTGTTTTGGAGAGGATCAGGAACAAGTATGATTGGAGCAGCACAGACTGGCCAGTTTTAGACCCTGAAGAGTCTAAAATGGAGGAACCCTGA
- the LOC117129339 gene encoding uncharacterized protein LOC117129339, translated as MSDVKEETGKTGPSSIKLPMLNNTNYTVWAMKMKIALKVNKVWETIDPGNKIEDKNNMAIALLFQSIPESLTLQVGELDNAKAVWDAIKARHVGAERVREARLQTLMAEFDRLKMKEDDTIDTFVGKLSEISSKSASLGEVIEETKIVKKFLKSLPRKKYIHIVASLEQVLDLKVTSFEDIVGRLKAYEERICEEDDEQQDDQGKLMYANSESNQTNYGNYGGARGRGRGGRSTWRGRGRGRSGNFYSQRDAYRQGQGRDLSHITCFNCDKQGHYATECPDKQGLKLQETVENKTEETQEADELMMNEIVYLNEQRVDPSVFDTSLDTNNVWYLDNGASNHMSGNRRFFHKLDETITGKVRFGDDSRIDIKGKGSIQFVFKGDEKKILGNVYYIPGLKSNIVSLGQATEAGCEVRMKDEELMLFDRYGKLMVKSIRAKNRLYKVTL; from the coding sequence ATGAGTGATGTTAAAGAAGAAACGGGGAAAACCGGACCCTCGTCGATAAAACTTCCTATGCTAAACAATACAAATTACACTGTCTGGGCCATGAAGATGAAGATAGCTCTTAAGGTCAACAAAGTGTGGGAAACCATTGATCCTGGAAACAAAATCGAAGATAAAAACAATATGGCTATCGCATTACTCTTCCAGTCAATTCCCGAATCGCTAACACTGCAAGTTGGTGAACTTGATAATGCAAAAGCTGTGTGGGACGCGATTAAAGCACGACATGTTGGGGCTGAAAGAGTACGAGAAGCTCGTTTGCAAACACTAATGGCAGAATTTGATCGTCTTAAGATGAAAGAGGACGACACGATCGATACCTTCGTAGGCAAGCTATCGGAGATATCATCAAAATCTGCTTCTCTCGGTGAAGTCATTGAAGAAACGAAAATCGTGAAAAAATTCCTGAAAAGTCTACCACGAAAGAAGTACATTCACATTGTTGCTTCACTTGAACAAGTTCTTGACTTGAAAGTAACAAGTTTTGAAGATATCGTGGGAAGACTCAAGGCTTATGAGGAAAGAATctgtgaagaagatgatgaacaaCAAGATGACCAAGGAAAGCTGATGTATGCCAACTCTGAATCTAATCAAACAAATTATGGCAACTATGGGGGAGCCCGAGGCAGAGGACGCGGAGGCCGTTCCACTTGGAGAGGAAGAGGCCGTGGCAGGTCCGGAAACTTCTATAGCCAAAGAGATGCATACAGACAAGGTCAAGGACGTGACCTCTCACATATTACTTGTTTTAATTGTGATAAGCAAGGGCATTATGCGACTGAATGTCCTGATAAGCAAGGACTTAAGCTGCAAGAAACAGTTGAAAACAAAACAGAGGAAACGCAAGAGGCTGATGAGCTAATGATGAATGAGATTGTCTACCTCAACGAGCAGAGAGTAGACCCGAGTGTGTTTGATACAAGTCTAGATACAAATAATGTCTGGTATCTTGATAATGGTGCGAGTAACCACATGAGCGGCAATAGAAGATTTTTTCATAAACTTGATGAAACAATCACTGGAAAAGTAAGATTTGGAGATGATTCCCGCATTGATATAAAAGGAAAAGGATCGATTCAGTTTGTTTTTAAAGGAGATGAGAAGAAAATCCTAGGTAACGTGTACTATATTCCCGGGTTAAAGAGTAACATAGTCAGCTTAGGTCAAGCTACAGAAGCAGGATGCGAGGTTCGAATGAAAGATGAAGAACTCATGCTGTTTGATCGATATGGAAAGTTGATGGTGAAATCAATCCGAGCTAAGAACCGACTATACAAGGTGACTTTATAA
- the LOC103847193 gene encoding amino acid permease 2 has protein sequence MGATAAVNNHHHGHQVFDMAVPQQPAFKCFDDDGRLKRTGTVWTASAHIITAVIGSGVLSLAWAIAQLGWVAGPAVMLLFSLVTLYSSTLLSDCYRTGDAISGKRNYTYMDAVRSILGGFKFKICGLIQYLNLFGVAIGYTIAASISMMAIKRSNCFHKSGGKDPCHMSSNPYMIIFGVTEILLSQVPDFDQIWWISIVAAVMSFTYSAIGLSLGIVQVAANGVFKGSLTGISIGAVTQTQKIWRTFQALGDIAFAYSYSVVLIEIQDTVRSPPSESKTMKKATKLSIAITTIFYMLCGSMGYAAFGDAAPGNLLTGFGFYNPFWLLDIANAAIVVHLIGAYQVFSQPIFAFAEKSVSERFPDNDLLTKELEFKIPGFRSPYKTNVFRVVFRCCFVVLTTVISMLMPFFNDVVGILGALGFWPLTVYFPVEMYIKQRKVEKWSTRWVCLQMLSVSCLVISVVAGVGSIAGVMLDLKVYKPFQTTY, from the exons ATGGGTGCAACCGCTGCCGTCAACAACCACCATCACGGCCACCAAGTCTTTGACATGGCCGTCCCTCAACAACCAGCTTTCAAATGCTTCGACGATGATGGCCGTCTCAAAAGAACAG GGACGGTTTGGACCGCAAGCGCTCATATAATTACAGCAGTGATCGGATCCGGCGTTCTCTCGTTGGCATGGGCCATTGCACAGCTTGGATGGGTCGCTGGACCTGCGGTGATGCTATTGTTCTCTTTAGTTACTCTCTACTCTTCCACACTCCTCAGCGACTGCTATAGAACCGGAGATGCAATCTCCGGCAAGAGAAACTACACTTACATGGACGCAGTTCGATCCATTCTCG GTGGGTTTAAGTTCAAGATCTGTGGGCTGATTCAATACTTGAATCTGTTTGGTGTCGCGATCGGTTACACAATCGCAGCATCCATAAGCATGAT GGCGATCAAGAGATCGAACTGTTTCCACAAGAGCGGTGGAAAAGACCCGTGTCACATGTCAAGCAACCCTTACATGATCATCTTCGGTGTGACAGAGATCTTGCTCTCTCAGGTTCCTGACTTCGACCAGATCTGGTGGATATCCATTGTAGCAGCTGTCATGTCTTTTACTTACTCTGCCATTGGTTTATCTCTCGGCATTGTTCAAGTTGCTG CAAATGGAGTATTCAAAGGAAGTCTCACAGGAATAAGCATAGGAGCAGTGACTCAAACACAGAAGATATGGAGAACCTTTCAAGCACTTGGAGACATTGCCTTTGCTTACTCTTACTCTGTTGTCCTAATTGAGATTCag GATACTGTAAGGTCACCACCATCAGAATCAAAAAcgatgaagaaagctacaaaaCTCAGCATTGCCATCACAACCATCTTTTACATGCTATGCGGCTCAATGGGCTACGCAGCCTTTGGAGACGCAGCACCAGGAAACCTCCTCACTGGTTTCGGATTCTACAACCCCTTTTGGCTCCTCGACATAGCCAACGCCGCCATCGTAGTCCACCTCATCGGAGCTTACCAAGTCTTTTCTCAGCCCATCTTCGCCTTCGCTGAAAAGTCAGTCTCGGAGAGGTTTCCAGACAATGACTTGCTCACCAAGGAACTCGAGTTCAAGATCCCAGGGTTTAGGTCTCCGTACAAAACAAACGTTTTCAGGGTAGTGTTCAGGTGCTGTTTCGTCGTTCTAACCACGGTGATATCGATGCTGATGCCGTTCTTCAACGACGTGGTTGGGATCTTGGGAGCCTTAGGGTTTTGGCCCTTGACGGTTTATTTCCCGGTGGAGATGTATATAAAGCAGAGGAAGGTGGAGAAATGGAGCACGAGGTGGGTTTGTTTGCAGATGCTTAGTGTTTCTTGTCTAGTGATCTCGGTGGTCGCTGGAGTTGGTTCGATTGCTGGAGTAATGCTTGATCTTAAGGTCTACAAGCCTTTCCAGACTACGTATTGA